In the genome of Calditrichota bacterium, the window TGATCGTCTAAAAAAAATGTAATCAATAAAGGCTGCCAACTTGCTGTTTGAAGCAACCACTCAAATTTTATAACAAATGATAGCACAAAAAAAACTCACAATAGCCCTTGATGGGCCTGCAGCCTCCGGTAAAAGTACAACGGCAAGATTGCTGGCAAAGAAAATTGGTTATATATATATCGATACCGGTGCAATGTACCGGGCAGTGACTTTGGCAGTTTTAAAAAAGGGAGCAGATCCTTCAAATAAAAAGGAATCAGTTAAAATAGCTCAAGAAAGCAGGATAGAGTTAAAAATAATTGATGGTTTACAACAAACCTTTTTAAATGGGAGCAATGTTAGCACAGAAATCCGAACACCCAAGATTGATCAGGCTGTTAGCCTTATAGCCTCTAACGGGATAATTAGGGAAATGATGGTAATTCAGCAGCAAGCTATGGCCAAAAAAGGCGGAATTGTAATGGATGGCCGGGATATTGGGACTATTGTTTTACCTAATGCTGATTTAAAAGTTTTTATGATCGCATCAATTGAGGCACGTGCACAAAGAAGGTTAAAAGACAGGCAAAACCATAACATTTCTCTGGAAGAAATAAAAAAAGATATTGAACGCCGCGATCATATTGATTCTACCAGAAGCGATGGTCCGTTAAGGAAAGCGTCTGATGCAAAAGAACTGGATAATTCCGGATTATCGATTGAAGAGCAGGTTGATATTATTTTAAATTGGGTTAAAAATTTAAGTACGGGAGAAAACTAAAATTATCTGATTAAAATTACAATTGTAGCTGTTTACACATTCTTCGTTGCATCCACTTTTTAAAAGGACTATAATACCACTTAATATTCCAAGCGAAAATATTATCATTTTGTTACCGTTTCGACATTTGGGCAAAACTTATAATTTTTATTATTTTTCCGATATTCAAGAATTCTAACCCGGATTGTACAATGAAGATTTTTTTGTTTATCCTGATATTTTTCTTCTTTTCATTTCTTAATGCCTCCGACTCAGATTTTATTATTCAGGGTAAAGTTCGTCACATAAACACCCATGAAGAAATAAGCGATGTTAATATTTATGTAAAAGATTTTCCGATTGGCACGACCAGTGATAATAATGGACGCTTTAAACTGGTTATTCCCGCTAAACGAAATGATTTTATAATTGTGTTTGATCATATTGCATACGATACGATGCAAGTCTCTCTGGAAGAAGCTATTTCACAGTCCGACTTTTATCTAAAACCAAACCTTTTACAAACAAATAAAATTATTGTTGAGGCAAAAAAAGCACGCTCTGAATTTGCAAAAGATTTACCTCAATCTTTAACTATAATTACGGCAAAAGAGTTTGAAGGTAAAGGCTATATTGATGTTGGGGATTTACTTCGGGTCGATCAAAGTATTGTAATTGAAGAAGATTTGTCCGGCAAAAAAACAATTTCGATGCGCGGTGGAAATGCCGAAGATGTTGTTGTTTTTTATAATGGGGTTAAAATGAATAACAACTACGATAATGTGTTTGACCTTTCGCTAATAAACATTGAAGACATAGAGCAGATTGAAGTAATAAAAGGGAGTAATACAGCCCTGTTTGGAAGTGATGCATTTTCCGGTGTAATAAACATTATTCCAAAATTAAAACAAAACTATACAGCACGCTTTATTCAAAAATTCGGATCATATAATTCAGGAGATTGGAACTTTCAGGCAAACCATGATATTTTTAAAAACCTTCATGTTTCCTATAACCAAAAACGGTCAGGAAGCAGGCGCCCCTATGATGAGGAAGATAGTTATCTTGAAAATAGTACAACCCATCACTCGGCCAATATGGTTTACAATCTATCAAAAGAAGGTTCAAAAAATATTAGCGCCATGTACATGCGCTCTAAACTAGATTATTTTAATAGTAATATTTTTTCGAGAATAGATGATCTTAATCAGTTGGGTTCCATCAGCTATGCTGGAAATATTGGCAATTTTGATCGCTTCAAAATTTCCTTATCATATCAAAACCTTAATACCAGACGATCGTTTATTTTAGATAAGCAGTTTTACGACCGTCATTATTATAATGACAATTATTTTTTTAATTTAGAAAAGACATTTTTTTCTGGATCTCATAGTTTTTTAACAGCTTATCAATACGAAAATGGGAAATTAGATTACAAGGAAGAAAGTACATTTGTCCGCACCCTGGAGGCCGCTCAATTATCCAGGGAAAAACATGGTGTTGTCGGTGTTCTCAAATTGCCAGTTGCAACCGGTTCCGAATACCTTAATTATGCCGACATAAATTTGAGCTACCGTTACGATTATGTAAAAAACCAACAGCGTGATATGCTTTTTAGAACAAGTCTGACAGAAACAAATTTTTATCCGGGACTTTTTAAAGAAAATAGTTGGCAGGAAAGTACCTTAAAAATCTCAATACAATTAAAGGGGCGTTCATCTCAAGCAGCTTATACTTTTTTTATGGGTGTTGGAAATAATGCAAAATTTCCAACAATGTTTCATCAGTTAAGTATGCCATCCCTTTTAAATCCATTACGGCCGGAAGTAGTACCAGATTTGAACCCTGAAAAAAATTATGGAACGGATTTAGGCTTTGAACTAATGTTAGAGACACCAAAACAAAAAAAAATTGAGGGTTTTCAGCTCAATTTAAATTATTTTAAAAACATCTATAAAAATAAATTTCGTTCGTTTTTAACACCCGCAACAGGAATAGCAGTTTTTGACAATGTACCGGATGCAGATATTACCGGAATTGAAGCCAAAATCAGGCCTATTTTTCTACAAGGTAAACTCTCACTTGAAGCAGGGGCAACCCGTTTATTTGTTTCTGAAAAAGCAGCATTTCCTTTTAAAAGCGAGACAAAATATACGATTCAACTATTTTTTGATTATAGTGGGTTCTCAACAAAAGTTTACTGGTTTAATGAAAGCAGCCAGGTGGGTTGGGTCAGGAGTTCTAATGGTGGATTTGGTGAAATTGAGTTTCCTGGTTTTACAAATATGGATTTTCATTTAAGTAAAAAACTTGAGATTTACAAGTTAAACTATACCCTTTCATTTAGTATTAGAAATATAATTAATGATCAACACATTTTAGAGGGTATAGCATTGAGGGACAGACGGTTCTATATCGGATTAGGTGTTGAATATTAAGACTCATGTACTGAGAGTAAAATTATAGCCATTTTTAATTAGAAGAGATGGAATATGTATGTAAAATTAGCCATAATTGTTCTGTTTAGCGGATTGCTTTTATTTTGTACCGAAAACCCATTCTTTGAGGAAAGTATAAAATTCAAAGAAAGACAGGAAATAAATGGTAAAGTCCAGCTTCAGTTTTCATCCGATAACTCTGATATTTTAGTTTACTTTGAAGGATTTGAGTATGTAACCAAAACCGACAAGGATGGCAACTTTGCCCTTAAAATTCCACCGGCACATTTACAGCCCGGTAATGGTTTAACCGGATTGTATAAGATATACTATTATGTGGCTAATTATAAAATTGAATCTTCTACGGTTTTAGTTAGTAATGGGGAATTTGTATATGATTTTGCTGATTTAGATTTAAAGGGCCAGGTTAAGCGCGGAATTGTATTGAACAAATTGTTGGATGTTTCAACAGAAGTTGATCCGGTTTCAATTGAGCATAGTTATAATGGACAGCTTAATATTGGAGTTACTTTAAATGTGCTGGTTGATTCTGTTATTGTTTCGAGTTTTCTTATCAAGAAAAAGGAGCTTGGAGGTGTTTATTTATCTTCCGCGGAACAGGTCCATTTAATAAAATCGGGATTTGCGATTTTAACAAAGTTAACTCTAAAAGGAAAAACATCACTTCCCATGAAGATTAATTGGAAAAAGGAAAAAGAAGCAATTCCGGTTGGTAATTACGATGTTATTCCATATTTACAAATACACCAGGAAGGGATACCTGCAAAGCTTTTAAAAATAATAGGCACTAAGTCCCATACTTTTCATAGCGACTTTTTAAATATCCCGTATCGCCGAGCCACGGAACAAATTATTATTTCCTCATCAAAATAGAAATGGCCTTCTATTTTTTATTAGTTACTGCCTAAAACAATAAAAGCCTTGTTACCGCTCC includes:
- a CDS encoding (d)CMP kinase; translation: MIAQKKLTIALDGPAASGKSTTARLLAKKIGYIYIDTGAMYRAVTLAVLKKGADPSNKKESVKIAQESRIELKIIDGLQQTFLNGSNVSTEIRTPKIDQAVSLIASNGIIREMMVIQQQAMAKKGGIVMDGRDIGTIVLPNADLKVFMIASIEARAQRRLKDRQNHNISLEEIKKDIERRDHIDSTRSDGPLRKASDAKELDNSGLSIEEQVDIILNWVKNLSTGEN
- a CDS encoding TonB-dependent receptor plug domain-containing protein, with amino-acid sequence MKIFLFILIFFFFSFLNASDSDFIIQGKVRHINTHEEISDVNIYVKDFPIGTTSDNNGRFKLVIPAKRNDFIIVFDHIAYDTMQVSLEEAISQSDFYLKPNLLQTNKIIVEAKKARSEFAKDLPQSLTIITAKEFEGKGYIDVGDLLRVDQSIVIEEDLSGKKTISMRGGNAEDVVVFYNGVKMNNNYDNVFDLSLINIEDIEQIEVIKGSNTALFGSDAFSGVINIIPKLKQNYTARFIQKFGSYNSGDWNFQANHDIFKNLHVSYNQKRSGSRRPYDEEDSYLENSTTHHSANMVYNLSKEGSKNISAMYMRSKLDYFNSNIFSRIDDLNQLGSISYAGNIGNFDRFKISLSYQNLNTRRSFILDKQFYDRHYYNDNYFFNLEKTFFSGSHSFLTAYQYENGKLDYKEESTFVRTLEAAQLSREKHGVVGVLKLPVATGSEYLNYADINLSYRYDYVKNQQRDMLFRTSLTETNFYPGLFKENSWQESTLKISIQLKGRSSQAAYTFFMGVGNNAKFPTMFHQLSMPSLLNPLRPEVVPDLNPEKNYGTDLGFELMLETPKQKKIEGFQLNLNYFKNIYKNKFRSFLTPATGIAVFDNVPDADITGIEAKIRPIFLQGKLSLEAGATRLFVSEKAAFPFKSETKYTIQLFFDYSGFSTKVYWFNESSQVGWVRSSNGGFGEIEFPGFTNMDFHLSKKLEIYKLNYTLSFSIRNIINDQHILEGIALRDRRFYIGLGVEY